A genomic region of Castor canadensis chromosome 16, mCasCan1.hap1v2, whole genome shotgun sequence contains the following coding sequences:
- the LOC109702753 gene encoding vomeronasal type-1 receptor 4-like: protein MASRELSIGIVLLSQIVLGILGNFSLLYYYLFLYFTGHRLKLTDLIISHLMVANSLTLLSRGIPQTMEAFGLKFFLSDIGCKLVFYLHRVGRGVSISSTCLLSVFQAIKISPRNSRWAELKVKAPKYIGFCIFLCWVLQVLLNITSPIYVTGKWDNRNATMRKDLGFCSAEQTDIITVSLYAVLLLFPDISSLGVMIWASSFMVFILYRHRQKVRHIHKTNIFPRSFPESRATQRILILVNIFVSFYFISAIIQVCISHSYKPSWLLVKISAPISVCFPTFYPFVFMSHCFSVSRVFVQIRNTKPPDFARNT, encoded by the coding sequence atggcttcCAGGGAGCTATCGATAGGAATAGTCCTCTTGTCACAGATTGTACTTGGAATCCTTggaaatttctctcttctttattatTATCTCTTCCTTTACTTCACTGGGCACAGGTTAAAACTGACAGATTTGATTATCAGTCACTTGATGGTAGCCAATTCTTTAACCCTTCTCTCTAGAGGAATTCCCCAGACAATGGAAGCTTTTGGGTTGAAATTTTTCCTAAGTGACATTGGGTGCAAACTTGTTTTCTATCTTCACAGAGTGGGCAGGGGTGTGTCCATCAGCAGCACCTGCCTCTTGAGTGTCTTCCAGGCCATCAAGATCAGTCCAAGAAACTCCAGGTGGGCAGAACTTAAAGTGAAGGCTCCCAAGTATATTGGCTTCTGTATTTTCTTATGTTGGGTCCTGCAAGTGTTGCTAAATATTACTAGCCCTATATATGTGACAGGCAAATGGGATAACAGAAATGCCACAATGAGAAAGGACTTGGGATTCTGTTCTGCAGAACAAACTGATATAATCACAGTATCATTGTATGCGGTATTATTACTGTTCCCTGATATTTCAAGTTTAGGGGTCATGATCTGGGCCAGCAGTTTCATGGTATTCATCCTGTACAGGCACAGGCAGAAGGTTCGGCACATTCATAAGACCAACATCTTTCCTCGTTCTTTTCCTGAGTCCAGAGCTACCCAAAGAATCTTAATCCTTGTGAACATCTTCGTGTCATTTTACTTCATCTCTGCCATCATCCAAGTGTGTATTTCTCATTCTTATAAACCAAGTTGGTTGCTGGTGAAAATTTCTGCCCCCATCTCTGTGTGTTTTCCAACATTCTACCCCTTTGTGTTCATGAGCCATTGCTTCAGTGTGTCCAGGGTCTTTGTCCAAATAAGGAATACAAAACCACCTGACTTTGCAAGAAATACATAA